ACGTAGAAGTCGAACCACTCGACCAGGTTGCCCGACGAGGCCGCCATGATGGCGAAGACGCGGTGCCGTTTTTCTTCAGCGGTGTAGTGCGGAGGATGGGACGAAGAGGCCGCCTGGCCTCCTTGAGTGGGCGTGACTGCGCTCATGGTGGCTTTGCCGCCATGCGGGGCGGCTATGTTGTTGTCGCTGCAACATTCTGGCCCGCGCTCCCGCCGTGCGTGTCAGCAGGCGCCGCATCCACCTGCCGTCGAAGTGGCCTTGCAGACCCCGTCTTTTTCTCTTCAGAAAGTGCCGGGCAGCAGGATGCCCGAATCGACCGTGTCGATCTGCGTGTGGCCGCAGAAGGCCATGGTGATGTCGAGTTCCTTGTGGATGATCTGCAGCGCGCGCGTCACGCCCTCTTGCCCATGGGCGCCGAGGCCGTAGAGAAAGCTGCGGCCGATCATCGTGCCGCGGGCGCCGAGCGCGCGGGCCTTGAGCACGTCCTGTCCGCTGCGAATGCCGCCGTCCATCCACACCTCGATCTGGCTGCCCACGGCCTCGACGATGGCCGGCAGCGCGGCGATGGAGGAGGGCGCGCCGTCGAGCTGGCGGCCGCCGTGGTTCGACACGATGAGCGCATCGGCGCCGCTATTGGCTGCAAGGCGCGCGTCTTCCGCGTCCATGATGCCCTTCAGGATGAGCTTGCCGCCCCAGAGCTTCTTGATCCACTCCACATCGGCCCAACTGAGTGCGGGGTCGAACTGCTCGGCGGTCCATGACGAGAGCGACGAGAGGTCATTCACGTTCTTGGCATGGCCCGCGATGTTGCCGAAGGTGCGGCGCTTGGTGCCCAGCATGCCCATGCACCAGCGCGGCTTGGTCGCGAGGTTGATGAGGTTCTTGAGGGTCGGCTTGGGCGGCGCGGTGAGACCGTTCTTGATGTCCTTGTGGCGCTGGCCGAGGATCTGCAGGTCCAGCGTGAGCTGCAGCGCCGTCACGTTGGCGGCCTTGGCGCGTTCGATCAGGCGCTCGATGAAGTCGCGGTCCTTCATCACGTAGAGCTGGAACCAGAAGGGATGGCGATCGGTGTTCTCGGCGATGTCCTCAAGCGAGCAGATGCTCATGGTCGAGAGGGTGAACGGAATGCCGAAAGCCTTGGCCGCGCGGGCGCCGAGGATCTCGCCGTCGGCGTGCTGCATGCCGGTGAGGCCGGTGGGCGCAATGGCTACGGGCATGGCCACGTCCTGGCCGACCATGGTGGTGCGGGTGGAGCGGCCTTCCATGTTCACGGCCACGCGCTGGCGCAACTTGATCTTCTGGAAGTCGCTTTCGTTGGCGCGGTAGGTGCCCTCGGTCCAGGCGCCGGAGTCGGCGTAGTCGTAGAACATCTTCGGCACGCGCCGCTTGGCGATCACCCGCAGGTCTTCGATGTTGGTGATCTTGGAAAGGTCGGCCACGGGGGAGTCTCCTGGGTTGTCTCTGTTGTTCGATCGCGCGAGCGGCCATTATGGGCAGGCTCCGCCGCGGGCCGAGTTTGGTGCCCGCAACGGGCCTCGATCTGAAAAATACCCGGGCCGGACCTGAAAAGAATTCAGTCAGTCCCGCAGCGCCTGCCGCAGCCACTCGACGAAGGTCGCGCATTCCCAGCGCTCCATCGCCCCCGGCCGCCAGCACAGGAAGTACGCGTTGGGCGAGGGCACGCTCTCTGCCGAGAGCCGCACGAGGCGCCCGTTCTCCAGCCAGGCGCTGCCGAGCTTCAGGTGCATGAGCACCACGCCGAAGTCTTCGGCCGCCGCATCGAGTGCCAGGCCCAGGTCGTTGAACTGGTGGCCCGTGGCCGGCTCGGGCAGTCCGATGCCGCAGGCCTTGAACCAGGTGCGCCACGATTCGAGCGGCGTGCGCAGCAGCTGCACGCGCGAGACCTCCGCATCGGTCGAAAATCCATCGAACGGCCCGTGACGCTGCAGGTATGCCGGACTGCAGGCGGGCGCCACGTCGTCGGCCAGCAACTGGCAGAACTCGCGGTCGTGAAAAGGCCCGGTGCCGAAACGCAGTTCCAGATCGGCCTCTTCGGCCGTCATGTTGCGCACGGGCATGGTCACCTGCAGCATCAGCTCGATGTTCGGATAGGCATCGCGAAACCGCGCGAGCCGCGGCAGCAGCATCTGGCGGGAGAACGTGGGCGTCACCGCCACGCGCAGCCGCCGCACCTGCGATGCGGGCTCGCGGCCGGGCACCTGCTGCAGTGCCGCAATGGCCTCGCGCACACGCGCCAGGTAAGCCACGCCATCGGCGCCCAGGCCGAAGTCGTTGCCCGTGAAGAGCTTGAGTTCGAGCTGTGTCTCCAGCTGCCGGATGCGGTGGCTCACCGCACTGGGCGTCACGCTGAGTTCTTCGGCCGCGAGGTTCACGCTGCGCAGCCGTGCGACCGCCTCGAAGGCCTGCAGGCCCTGGGTCGAGGGGAGTCGCGTGGATGCCATGTGCTGTTGCGTGCCGGGGGTAGGATGTTAGCGAATCGCTGTCGGTGGCTCGTGGCGTCGTTCTCGTTTGTCTTGTGTTGCTTTCGGCGATTTTTCGGTGCGTTACGCACACCGTCTCATAACCAAATCCAACAGCAGGAGACAAACTCATGGTCTGGCAGCAGGTTTACAACCCATTCGGCAACATGGTGCTATCGACGGCGTTGGCCGCGATACCGGTGGTGGTCATGCTCGTGAGCCTCGGGCTCCTGCATGTGAAGGCGCATTACGCGGCGGGGCTCGGCCTGCTGAGCGCCGTGGTGATCGCGGTCTTTGCCTTCGGCATGCCGGCCGAGATGGCGGGCAAGGCCGCCTTTCTGGGCGGCATCACCGGCCTCCTGCCCATCGGCTGGATCGTGCTGAACATCATCTTCCTGCAGCAGCTCACCGAGCAGAACGGCAGCTTCAAGATCCTGCAGGACTCCATTGCCGGCATCACCGAAGACCGACGCCTGCAACTGCTGCTGATCGCGTTCGCATTCGGCGCCTTCTTCGAGGGCGCGGCGGGCTTCGGCACGCCGGTGGCGGTCACGGCCGCGATCCTCATCGGCCTGGGCTTCTCGCCGCTGGCGGCGTCGGGCCTCTCGCTGATCGCCAACACGGCGCCGGTGGCCTTCGGTGCGCTCGGCACACCGGTCATCACGCTGGCCAAGGTGCATGGCTACGACCTGATGGCCGTCACCGCGATGATCGGGCGGCAGTTGCCCTTCTTCTCGCTGCTGGTGCCGTTCTGGCTCATCTGGGCCTTCTCGGGGCGCAAGGGCATGATGGAAGTGTGGCCCGCCATCCTGGTGACGGGCCTGTCCTTCGCGATTCCGCAGTTCCTGGTGTCCAACTACATCGGCCCCGAGCTGGTGGACATCATCGCGGCGCTGGTGTCGATGACGTCGCTGGTGCTGTTCCTGCGCGTGTGGCGGCCCAAGACCATCTGGACCTCCGTGTCGCTCAAGGGCCACGAGAAAGACGGCGGCGAGGCCGGCCCCGTGGCCTTGCCGACGAAGCACCCGCGCGCCGACGTGATCCGCGCGTGGACGCCGTGGATCATCCTCACCGTGTTCGTGTTCATCTGGGGCCTGCCGACCTTCAAGACCTGGCTCAACGGCATCTTCGCGCCCAACTTTCCGATCGACGGGCTCAACAACATGATCGAGAAGGTGGCGCCGGTGGTGCCCAAGCCGACGAAGGAGGGCGCGGTGTACCAGCTGCTGCTGCTCTCGGCCACGGGCACCGGCATCCTGGTGTCGGCCATCGTGGGCGGGCTGGTGATGAAGTACAACCCGATCCAGCTCATCGCCGCCTACGGCCGCACGCTGTGGCTGGTGAAGTTTTCGCTGCTCACCATCATGCTGATGCTCGCGCTCGGCACGCTCACGCGCTACTCGGGGCTCGATACCACGCTGGGCCTGGCCTTTGCGAACACCGGCATGTTCTACCCGTTCTTCGGCACGCTGATGGGCTGGCTGGGCGTGGCGCTTACGGGGTCTGACACCGCATCGAACGTGCTCTTCGGCGGCATGCAGAAGGTGGCGGCCGACCAGCTGGGCCTGAGCCCCAACCTCATGGGCGCGGCCAACAGCTCGGGCGGCGTGATGGGCAAGATGATCGATGCGCAGTCGATCGTGGTCGCCTCCACCGCCACTCGCTGGTTCAACCACGAGGGCGAGATCCTGCGCTATGTGTTCTTTCACTCCATCGCGCTGGCGTGCCTGGTCGGCTTCTACGTGACGCTGCAGGCCTACGTGTGGCCGTTCACGCTGATGGTCGTGAAGTAACTTCTCCGGCGGAGGCCACCAGCGCCTCCAGCAGCCGCCGCAGGTCGTCGACGGCTTCGCGTGCGACGGCGGCATCGCCCATCTGGGCCTTGATGATGGCGCCGTCGACGCCGATGCCCGCGGCCTGCGCGAGCGCCATGCGTGCGGGCAGTTGCGAAGGCAAGAGGCCCGCGATCACCTCGACCATCTCGCGCTTGTGCTCGCGCGAGCGCTCCAGTGCACCTTCGACGCTGCCGCCCACTTCGGCCGTCGCGTTGATGAAGGCGCAGCCGCGGAATACCGGGTCGGCGAACCACTCGGCCATCACGTCGGCCAGCAGCAGCAGGGCGTTGGCATCGCCCGCGCGCTCGTGCGCGCCGCGCCGGCCCAGCGCATCGACGAACCATGCCATCCACCGCGTGTGGCGGTAGTCGAGGAACTCGCGCACCAGGTCGTCCTTCGAGGGGAAATGGCGATAGAAGGTGACCTTGGTGACGCCCGAGGCGGCGATCACGCGGTCGATGCCGGTGGCGCGGATGCCGTCGCGATAGAAGAGGTCGTGCGAAGTGACGAGGATGCGCTCGCGTGCGGGCAGTGCGGAGATGTCCATGGCGCGATTGTAGGCATGTAGACAGACCTGTCTACTCGTGGCACATTGCGGCCCTCGACAACCCCTCGACCATCGAAAGAAAGCCCCCTCATGGAATCCCGCCCGCCGCTGCCGCCCTTCACCCTCGAGACCGCCACCAAGAAGGTCCAGGCCGCCGAAGATGCCTGGAACACGCGCGACCCGGTTCGCGTGAGCCTGGCCTACACGCCCGACACCGAATGGCGCAACCGCGCCGACTTCGTCAACGGCCGCGAGCAGGTGGTGGAGTTCCTCACCCGCAAGTGGGAGCGCGAGACCGACTACCGACTGAAGAAGACGCTCTGGGCCTTCATGGACAACCGCATCGCGGTGCGCTTCGAGTACGAATGGCACGACGCCGCGGGCCAGTGGTTCCGCAGCCACGGCAACGAGAACTGGGAGTTCGCCGAGAACGGCCTGATGCAGAAGCGCTACGCGAGCATCAACGACCAGCCCATCGCCGAGTCGGAGCGCAAGTTCCGCTGGGAACGCACCTGAGGCGCGCGCAGCACACCCGGGCACGGGTGTTGCTTGCTTTTGGTGCATGGAGACGCCCGTACTGAACCCGACCGCCAGCCATCCGCTCTGGCAGCACCAATTGGGGCTGCTGCTGGAGTCGACCGGCGAGGGCATCTTCGGCATCGACCTGGACGGCCACTGCATGTTCATCAACCGGGCCGGCGCGCAGATGCTGGGCCACGAGGCGCGCGACGTGATCGGCTCGAACATGCACGAGCTCACGCATCACTCGCACCCCGACGGCTCGCACTACGCCGACACCGACTGCCCGATCTTCAACGCCTTTCGCCGCGGCCTGCCGTGCCGCATCGACACCGAGGTGTTCTGGCGCCGCGACGGCAGCGCCTTCGCGGTGGAGTATTCGAGCCACCCGATCATGGACGGCACGCAGGTGCGCGGCGCCGTCATCACCTTCGTCGACATCACCGAGCGCCGCCGCCACGCCGAGGCGCTGCAGCAGGCCAAGGACGAACTGGGCCTGCGCGTGCAGGAGCGCACGCGCGAACTGAGCGACGCACTCGTGCAACTGCGCGAACTCTCCGCCTGGCTCGACAAGGTGCGCGAAGACGAGCGCACCCGCATCGCGCGCGAGGTGCACGACGAACTCGGCAGCCTGCTCGTCGCGCTCAAGATGGACGTCAACTGGATCGGCAAGCGCCTGGGCGAACAGCAGGAGCGCACGCCCGACGCGGCGCAGTCCATGCGCGACCAGATGCGCTGCAAGTGCGGCAACATGAGCCAGCTGATCGAGCGTGCGGTCGACAACGTGGGCCGCATCATCACCGACCTGCGCCCCAGCATCCTCGACCACCAGGGCCTGTGGGCCGCGCTCGAATGGCAGGCGCACGAGTTCGTGCAGTCGGCCGAGCTGGCGCTCGACTGGCAGTTCGACGTGCCGACAGGCGTGGAGTTGCCCGAGCCGGCCGCCATTGCGGTGTTCCGCATCTTCCAGGAGATGCTGAGCAACGTCGGCCGCCATGCGAAGGCGCACAGCCTGGACATCCGCATCGGCGTCGAACAGCGGCAACTGATCATCAGCGTGCGCGACGACGGCGTCGGTGCCCCGGCGCAGGCCTTCGAGGCTGCCACCTCCTACGGCGTGCTCGGCATGCGCGAGCGGGCGCGCCATTTCGGCGGGCGCATCGACATCGAAAGCCGGGTGGGGGAGGGCAGCACCTTCCGCCTGCACCTGCCCATGCTGCTGCCAGCGGAGGATGCCTGAGATGAACGACATCCGTGTGCTCATCGGCGACGACCACCGCATCGTGCGCGAGGGCCTCAAGCAGATGCTGGGCGACCTCTCCAACGGCCTGCCCTCGATGACCGTGCGCGCCGAGGCGCAGACCGGCCCCGAGGTGATCGCCGCCGTGCAGGAACTGGGCGGCCCCGAGGGCCTGGACGTGGTGCTGCTCGACGTTGCCCTGCCCGGCCGCGACGGCCTCGACGTGCTGCAGGCCCTGCGCAAGGACTGGCCCACGCTGCCGGTGCTGATGCTCAGCACTTACCCCGAGAAGCAGTACGCGGTGCGCTGCATCAAGCTCGGTGCCTCCGGCTACCTGAACAAGAGTGCCGATGCCGACGACATGGTGAGCGCGGTGCGCAAGGTGGCGGCCGGCGGGCTGTACGTCTCGGCGGCCACGGCCGAAGCGCTGGCCGCTGCGGTGGGCCGCAGTGCGGGGCAGGGTGCCGAGCAACTGTCGCACCGCGAGCACCAGGTCTATCGCCTGCTCAGTGCGGGGCACAGCGTGAGCGAAATCGGTGCGCAGCTGGGCCTTGCGCCCAACACCGTCAGCACCTACCGCGCGCGCATCCTGGAGAAGACCGGCACCAAGAACGACGTCGAGCTCGCGCTGTATGCCGAACGCCACGGCAAGGCGGCACCCGCGGCCTGAAATCGGAGCCGGCGGCGGCCGTCTTGTAGTGCCAGCCCTACAAGCCCTCGACAAGCGCGGCACGATCTGAGGGCCGGAGGCCTTTGGGCCTCGCCTGGCCGCGTTTCCGGCCCGGGCCTTGCATCGTTGCCCGCATCTTTTCACCGAGGTGCACCGCCATGCCCAGCCCATCCGATTCGACCGCCTGCGATCTCTACGACGCCGACCGGCCCCTGACCATGCGCTGCGCCTGCGGCCGCAACCACGGACGCGCCGCCGACATCGACGTCGGCCCCGACGACAAGCTCGAAGCCAGCCTGATGAAGGCGCTGTTCCCGGTGGACAGCGTGCGCCGCAACTTCCTGCGCGCCGTGGGCGCGAACACCGCGCGCGCCGCCATCGCCTCGGTGTTGCCGCTGGGCGCGCTGCAGGCCATGGCGCAGGACAAGGCGCCGTTGGAGAAGACCAATCTCAAGATCGGCTTCATCCCGATCACCTGCGCCACGCCGCTGATCATGGCGCACCCGCTGGGCTTCTATCAGAAGCAGGGGCTCAACGTCGATGTGGTGAAGACCGCAGGCTGGGCGCTCATCCGCGACAAGATGCTCAACAAGGAATACGACGCCACGCATTTCCTGTCGCCGATGCCACTCGCCATTTCGATGGGCGCGGGCTCCAACCAGGTGGCGATGAATGTCGCGACCATCCAGAACACCAATGGCCAGGCCATCACGCTGGCCAACAAGCACAAGGACAAGCGCGATCCGAAGACGTGGAAGGGCCTGAAGTTCGCCGTGCCCTTCGAGTACAGCATGCACAACTTCCTGCTGCGCTACTACGTGGCCGAGGCGGGCCTGAACCCCGACACCGATATCCAGATCCGCGTGGTGCCGCCGCCCGAGATGGTGGCCAACCTGCGCGCCGGCAACATCGACGGCTACCTCGGCCCCGACCCCTTCAACCAGCGCGCGGTGTTTGAGGAAATCGGCTTCCTGCACCTGCTGACGCGCGACCTGTGGAACGGCCACCCCTGCTGCGCCTTCGGCACCTCGACCGAGTTCATCGAGAAGAACCCCAACACCTTCGCCGCGCTCGTGCGTGCGGTGCTCACCGCATCGGCCATGGCGCGCGAGCCGAAGAACCGCGAACTCATCGCCAAGGTGATCGCGCCCGCGCAGTACCTGAACCAGCCCGAGACCGTGCTCACCCAGGTGCTCACCGGCAAGTTCGCCGACGGCCTGGGCAACATCCGCACCGTGCCCGACCGCGCCGACTTCGACCCGATTCCCTGGCAGTCGATGGCGGTGTGGATGCTCACGCAGATGAAGCGCTGGGGCTATGTGAAGGGCGATGTCAACTACAGGCAGATCGCGGAAAAGGTGTTCCTGCTGACCGACGCAAAGAAGCGCATGAAGGAACTCGGCCAGAGCACGCCCGACGGCGCGTACCCCAAGTTCACCATCATGGGCAAAGTGTTCGACCCCGCGAAGCCCGACGACTACGTCAAGAGCTTTGCGATCAGCAAGATGGCCTGAGCCATGCGCACGAGAACGCTCTCGCTGAAGGCTGCGCTGGTGTCGCTGCTGATGTTCCTGCTGCTCGTCGGCGCATGGCAGCTCGCCACGCTGCCGGCGGCCAGCGTCGATGCCACGGCCGGCATGACCGCCGAGCAGATCGAGTACCAGAAGATGCTCGGCAAGGACCCGACACAGGGCCAGGTCAAGAGCTCGGGCTTTCCCACGCCGGCCGAGATGGGCGCCACCGCGTGGAAGCACCTGTCGAACCCCTTCTACGACAACGGGCCGAACGACAAGGGCATTGCCATCCAGCTGGCCTATTCGCTGGCCCGCGTGGGGCTGGGCTTTCTGCTCGCCTGTGTGGTGGCGGTGCCGCTGGGTTTCGTCATCGGCATGTCGCCGCTGCTGCACAAGGCCTTCGATCCGTTCATCCAGGTGCTCAAGCCGATCTCGCCGCTCGCGTGGATGCCGCTGGCGCTCTACACCATCAAGGACTCGTCGGTCAGCGGCATCTTCGTGATCTTCATCTGCTCGGTGTGGCCGATGCTGCTGAACACCGCCTTCGGCGTGGCCTCGGTCAAGCGCGAATGGCTCAACGTGGCGAGCACGCTCGAGGTGAAGCCGCTGCGTCGCGCGTTCCGCGTGATCCTGCCGGCGGCCGCGCCCACCATCCTCACCGGCATGCGCATCAGCATGAGCATCGCCTGGCTCGTCATCGTCGCGGCCGAGATGCTCGTGGGCGGCACCGGCATCGGCTACTTCGTGTGGAACGAGTGGAACAACCTCTCGCTCACCAACGTGATCTTCGCGATCCTGGTGATCGGCGTCGTCGGCATGCTGCTCGACCAGGCCTTCGCCGGCCTGCAGCGGAAGGTGACCTATGTGGAGTGATCGATTGGCACAAGGCGCTCCTCTCATGACACCTGCTCCCACGCCCCAGCCCGCCACCGGCGGCTTCCTGCGCATCGAGGGCCTGGCCAAGGCCTTCGTGCCCGCGCGGCCCGTGTTCGCCGACGTGTCCTTCACGCTCGACCGCGGCGAATTCGTCTGCATCATCGGCCACTCGGGCTGCGGCAAGACGACCATCCTCAACGTGCTGGCGGGCCTGGACCAGGCGAGCGCGGGCCATGTGTTCATGGACGGCCGCGAGGTCGCCGGCCCCAGCCTGGAGCGCGGCGTCGTCTTCCAGAGCCACGCGCTCATGCCCTGGCTCACCGTGCGCAGGAACATCGCCTTCGCCGTGTCCTCGCGCTGGCCCGACTGGTCGGCCGGGCACGTGGACAAGCAGGTCGAGCGCTTCGTGGACATGGTGGGCCTGCAGGCGGCCATCGACAAGAAACCCGCGCAGCTCTCGGGCGGCATGAAGCAGCGCGTGGGCATCGCGCGCGCCTTTGCCATCCAGCCCAAGATGCTGCTGCTCGACGAGCCTTTCGGTGCGCTCGATGCGCTCACGCGCGGCACCATCCAGGACGAGCTGATGACCATCGTGCGCCAGACGCAGCAGACGGTCTTCATGATCACGCACGACGTGGACGAGGCCATTCTCCTGGCCGACCGCATCCTCCTGATGACCAACGGCGCCGACCAGCCCGGCGGCGGCTACCGCGCCGGCAACATCGTCGAGACCGTGGTCAACCCGCTGCCGCGCGAGCGCACCCGTGCCTCGCTGCACCATCTGGACGGCTACTACGCGCTGCGCAACCACATCGTCGATTTCCTCGTCACGCGCGCGAAGGCGTCGTGACCCCATCACGCACTCAATCACTCTCAATTTCAATCAGGAGCAAATCTGCATGAACCGCAACGACGTCACCGAGAAGATCATCACCGTGAAGGTGTCCAAGGGCATCCAGTGGGCCGATGTGGCCAGGAAGGTCGGCCAGTCGAAGGAGTGGACCACTGCCGCGTGCCTCGGCCAGATGACGCTCGACGACAAGCAGGCCAAGGTCGTCGGCAAGATCTTCGGCCTCACGCCCGAGGAGCAGAAGTGGCTCCAGGTCGTGCCCTACAAGGGCTCGCTGCCCACGCCCGTGCCGACCGATCCGCTGATCTACCGCTGGTACGAGATCGTGAGCGTGTACGGCACCACCATCAAGGAGCTGATCCACGAGGAGTTCGGCGACGGCATCATGAGCGCGATCGACTTCAGCATGGACATCCAGCGCCAGGCTGACCCGAAGGGCGACCGCGTCAACGTGGTGCTGTCGGGCAAATTCCTGCCGTACAAGACCTACTGACGCGGCCGCTGCCCGGCGAGCTCGCCGGGCTCGCCGATCACCACGCGTGCTCGGCCGACCTGGACACCGTGCCCGGCCGCACCGGCATCGTGATGCCGTAGCCCTCGATGGCACCGGCAACCGATCGCGCGACGCTCTCGGCCGGCGTTGCAAGGCGCCGCCGGGTGCGCATGCGCTCGAAGCTGTAGCTCGCCGCAAGGCGCTCGGCCAGCGGGTCGCTGAAGCCGGTCACGTCGGGGCTC
This region of Variovorax sp. RKNM96 genomic DNA includes:
- a CDS encoding response regulator transcription factor, producing MNDIRVLIGDDHRIVREGLKQMLGDLSNGLPSMTVRAEAQTGPEVIAAVQELGGPEGLDVVLLDVALPGRDGLDVLQALRKDWPTLPVLMLSTYPEKQYAVRCIKLGASGYLNKSADADDMVSAVRKVAAGGLYVSAATAEALAAAVGRSAGQGAEQLSHREHQVYRLLSAGHSVSEIGAQLGLAPNTVSTYRARILEKTGTKNDVELALYAERHGKAAPAA
- a CDS encoding LysR substrate-binding domain-containing protein, producing the protein MASTRLPSTQGLQAFEAVARLRSVNLAAEELSVTPSAVSHRIRQLETQLELKLFTGNDFGLGADGVAYLARVREAIAALQQVPGREPASQVRRLRVAVTPTFSRQMLLPRLARFRDAYPNIELMLQVTMPVRNMTAEEADLELRFGTGPFHDREFCQLLADDVAPACSPAYLQRHGPFDGFSTDAEVSRVQLLRTPLESWRTWFKACGIGLPEPATGHQFNDLGLALDAAAEDFGVVLMHLKLGSAWLENGRLVRLSAESVPSPNAYFLCWRPGAMERWECATFVEWLRQALRD
- a CDS encoding CmpA/NrtA family ABC transporter substrate-binding protein; amino-acid sequence: MPSPSDSTACDLYDADRPLTMRCACGRNHGRAADIDVGPDDKLEASLMKALFPVDSVRRNFLRAVGANTARAAIASVLPLGALQAMAQDKAPLEKTNLKIGFIPITCATPLIMAHPLGFYQKQGLNVDVVKTAGWALIRDKMLNKEYDATHFLSPMPLAISMGAGSNQVAMNVATIQNTNGQAITLANKHKDKRDPKTWKGLKFAVPFEYSMHNFLLRYYVAEAGLNPDTDIQIRVVPPPEMVANLRAGNIDGYLGPDPFNQRAVFEEIGFLHLLTRDLWNGHPCCAFGTSTEFIEKNPNTFAALVRAVLTASAMAREPKNRELIAKVIAPAQYLNQPETVLTQVLTGKFADGLGNIRTVPDRADFDPIPWQSMAVWMLTQMKRWGYVKGDVNYRQIAEKVFLLTDAKKRMKELGQSTPDGAYPKFTIMGKVFDPAKPDDYVKSFAISKMA
- a CDS encoding TetR/AcrR family transcriptional regulator, with amino-acid sequence MDISALPARERILVTSHDLFYRDGIRATGIDRVIAASGVTKVTFYRHFPSKDDLVREFLDYRHTRWMAWFVDALGRRGAHERAGDANALLLLADVMAEWFADPVFRGCAFINATAEVGGSVEGALERSREHKREMVEVIAGLLPSQLPARMALAQAAGIGVDGAIIKAQMGDAAVAREAVDDLRRLLEALVASAGEVTSRPSA
- a CDS encoding nuclear transport factor 2 family protein, which gives rise to MESRPPLPPFTLETATKKVQAAEDAWNTRDPVRVSLAYTPDTEWRNRADFVNGREQVVEFLTRKWERETDYRLKKTLWAFMDNRIAVRFEYEWHDAAGQWFRSHGNENWEFAENGLMQKRYASINDQPIAESERKFRWERT
- the cynS gene encoding cyanase, giving the protein MNRNDVTEKIITVKVSKGIQWADVARKVGQSKEWTTAACLGQMTLDDKQAKVVGKIFGLTPEEQKWLQVVPYKGSLPTPVPTDPLIYRWYEIVSVYGTTIKELIHEEFGDGIMSAIDFSMDIQRQADPKGDRVNVVLSGKFLPYKTY
- a CDS encoding alpha-hydroxy acid oxidase gives rise to the protein MADLSKITNIEDLRVIAKRRVPKMFYDYADSGAWTEGTYRANESDFQKIKLRQRVAVNMEGRSTRTTMVGQDVAMPVAIAPTGLTGMQHADGEILGARAAKAFGIPFTLSTMSICSLEDIAENTDRHPFWFQLYVMKDRDFIERLIERAKAANVTALQLTLDLQILGQRHKDIKNGLTAPPKPTLKNLINLATKPRWCMGMLGTKRRTFGNIAGHAKNVNDLSSLSSWTAEQFDPALSWADVEWIKKLWGGKLILKGIMDAEDARLAANSGADALIVSNHGGRQLDGAPSSIAALPAIVEAVGSQIEVWMDGGIRSGQDVLKARALGARGTMIGRSFLYGLGAHGQEGVTRALQIIHKELDITMAFCGHTQIDTVDSGILLPGTF
- a CDS encoding L-lactate permease, which encodes MVWQQVYNPFGNMVLSTALAAIPVVVMLVSLGLLHVKAHYAAGLGLLSAVVIAVFAFGMPAEMAGKAAFLGGITGLLPIGWIVLNIIFLQQLTEQNGSFKILQDSIAGITEDRRLQLLLIAFAFGAFFEGAAGFGTPVAVTAAILIGLGFSPLAASGLSLIANTAPVAFGALGTPVITLAKVHGYDLMAVTAMIGRQLPFFSLLVPFWLIWAFSGRKGMMEVWPAILVTGLSFAIPQFLVSNYIGPELVDIIAALVSMTSLVLFLRVWRPKTIWTSVSLKGHEKDGGEAGPVALPTKHPRADVIRAWTPWIILTVFVFIWGLPTFKTWLNGIFAPNFPIDGLNNMIEKVAPVVPKPTKEGAVYQLLLLSATGTGILVSAIVGGLVMKYNPIQLIAAYGRTLWLVKFSLLTIMLMLALGTLTRYSGLDTTLGLAFANTGMFYPFFGTLMGWLGVALTGSDTASNVLFGGMQKVAADQLGLSPNLMGAANSSGGVMGKMIDAQSIVVASTATRWFNHEGEILRYVFFHSIALACLVGFYVTLQAYVWPFTLMVVK
- a CDS encoding ABC transporter ATP-binding protein → MTPAPTPQPATGGFLRIEGLAKAFVPARPVFADVSFTLDRGEFVCIIGHSGCGKTTILNVLAGLDQASAGHVFMDGREVAGPSLERGVVFQSHALMPWLTVRRNIAFAVSSRWPDWSAGHVDKQVERFVDMVGLQAAIDKKPAQLSGGMKQRVGIARAFAIQPKMLLLDEPFGALDALTRGTIQDELMTIVRQTQQTVFMITHDVDEAILLADRILLMTNGADQPGGGYRAGNIVETVVNPLPRERTRASLHHLDGYYALRNHIVDFLVTRAKAS
- the ntrB gene encoding nitrate ABC transporter permease gives rise to the protein MRTRTLSLKAALVSLLMFLLLVGAWQLATLPAASVDATAGMTAEQIEYQKMLGKDPTQGQVKSSGFPTPAEMGATAWKHLSNPFYDNGPNDKGIAIQLAYSLARVGLGFLLACVVAVPLGFVIGMSPLLHKAFDPFIQVLKPISPLAWMPLALYTIKDSSVSGIFVIFICSVWPMLLNTAFGVASVKREWLNVASTLEVKPLRRAFRVILPAAAPTILTGMRISMSIAWLVIVAAEMLVGGTGIGYFVWNEWNNLSLTNVIFAILVIGVVGMLLDQAFAGLQRKVTYVE
- a CDS encoding PAS domain-containing sensor histidine kinase → METPVLNPTASHPLWQHQLGLLLESTGEGIFGIDLDGHCMFINRAGAQMLGHEARDVIGSNMHELTHHSHPDGSHYADTDCPIFNAFRRGLPCRIDTEVFWRRDGSAFAVEYSSHPIMDGTQVRGAVITFVDITERRRHAEALQQAKDELGLRVQERTRELSDALVQLRELSAWLDKVREDERTRIAREVHDELGSLLVALKMDVNWIGKRLGEQQERTPDAAQSMRDQMRCKCGNMSQLIERAVDNVGRIITDLRPSILDHQGLWAALEWQAHEFVQSAELALDWQFDVPTGVELPEPAAIAVFRIFQEMLSNVGRHAKAHSLDIRIGVEQRQLIISVRDDGVGAPAQAFEAATSYGVLGMRERARHFGGRIDIESRVGEGSTFRLHLPMLLPAEDA